The Streptomyces sp. NBC_00691 genome has a segment encoding these proteins:
- a CDS encoding ABC transporter ATP-binding protein — MTELSLHGLSYESRLRSVDLTVRPGETVGLIGPNGSGKTTLLRCVYGTLTPTAGRALLDGDDLHAMGPKARARRVATVPQDGTLEFELTVGELVALGRSPHKRFWEGDTGADRERAEDALARVGLADLADRPYPTLSGGERQRALVARALVQDPALLVLDEPTNHLDIRHQLDVLALVRTLGTTNLLALHDLNLAGAYCDRIYVLERGRLVTGGKPAEVLTPALLDAVYGVDAEVIPHPRTGNPTVLFVHRPAGGQESSTM; from the coding sequence GTGACCGAACTGAGCCTGCACGGACTCTCGTACGAGAGCCGGCTCCGCTCCGTCGACCTCACCGTCCGCCCGGGCGAGACCGTCGGCCTCATCGGCCCCAACGGCAGCGGCAAGACCACCCTCCTGCGCTGCGTCTACGGCACCCTCACCCCCACGGCGGGCCGCGCCCTCCTCGACGGCGACGACCTCCACGCCATGGGCCCCAAGGCCCGCGCCCGCCGTGTCGCCACCGTTCCCCAGGACGGCACCCTGGAGTTCGAACTCACCGTCGGCGAACTCGTCGCCCTCGGCCGCTCCCCGCACAAACGGTTCTGGGAGGGCGACACCGGCGCCGACCGCGAGCGCGCCGAGGACGCCCTCGCCCGCGTCGGCCTCGCGGACCTCGCCGACCGCCCGTACCCCACCCTCTCCGGCGGCGAACGCCAGCGCGCCCTGGTCGCCCGGGCCCTCGTCCAGGACCCGGCCCTGCTCGTCCTCGACGAACCCACCAACCACCTGGACATCCGCCACCAGCTCGACGTCCTCGCCCTCGTCCGCACCCTGGGCACCACCAACCTGCTCGCGCTGCACGACCTCAACCTCGCGGGGGCGTACTGCGACCGGATCTACGTCCTGGAGCGCGGAAGGCTCGTCACTGGCGGAAAACCCGCCGAAGTCCTCACCCCGGCCCTGCTCGACGCCGTCTACGGAGTGGATGCCGAGGTCATCCCGCATCCGCGGACGGGGAACCCCACGGTCCTCTTCGTGCACCGTCCGGCAGGCGGGCAGGAATCATCCACCATGTGA
- a CDS encoding FecCD family ABC transporter permease, with protein sequence MSTEARVAGTPEDPPAPPRPPSRPQPPGGTAGRGPGGTATASEPPTEPARPGARLAPAPRPARTGRPGPPGKTAAGGGTPRYALVVAGLLLALAAAATASLALGSVRIPPGQVIDVLTGRAAGPSPYRTIVLDVRLPRVLLGAVVGAGLAVVGAVLQALVRNRLADPFLLGISSGASAGAVLVLVAGGGVGLVGGVTTTLALPAGAFAGALLSLVLVYGLARRGGTLTSTRLVLAGVAVSYILSALATLLLVVAGRPEQFQEAMYWSLGGLGSARWDTLALPAAVLAVGVGALLTLARPLDLLLVGEEGATVLGLDTARFRAAVFVLASLVTAVMVAASGAVGFVGLMAPHAARLAVGAPHRRLLPVAALGGALALVLADLGARTVAAPQDIPVGILTALTGGPFFLWLMRRRPEGAPL encoded by the coding sequence ATGAGCACGGAGGCCCGCGTCGCGGGCACCCCGGAGGACCCGCCCGCCCCGCCGCGCCCCCCGTCCCGCCCGCAGCCGCCCGGCGGGACCGCCGGGCGCGGGCCGGGCGGGACCGCCACCGCGTCCGAACCCCCGACCGAACCGGCCCGACCGGGCGCGCGGCTGGCCCCCGCCCCCCGGCCGGCCCGGACCGGCCGCCCGGGGCCGCCCGGGAAGACGGCGGCCGGCGGCGGGACCCCGCGGTACGCGCTCGTCGTCGCCGGACTCCTCCTCGCCCTGGCCGCCGCCGCGACCGCCTCGCTCGCCCTCGGCTCCGTCCGCATCCCGCCCGGCCAGGTCATCGACGTCCTCACCGGGCGCGCCGCCGGCCCCTCCCCGTACCGCACGATCGTCCTCGACGTACGACTGCCCAGGGTCCTGCTCGGCGCGGTCGTCGGCGCCGGACTCGCCGTCGTCGGCGCCGTCCTCCAGGCCCTCGTCCGCAACCGGCTCGCCGACCCGTTCCTCCTCGGGATCTCCTCCGGCGCCTCCGCCGGAGCCGTCCTCGTCCTGGTCGCCGGCGGGGGAGTGGGCCTCGTCGGCGGCGTGACCACCACGCTCGCCCTGCCCGCGGGCGCCTTCGCGGGCGCCCTGCTCTCCCTCGTCCTGGTCTACGGGCTCGCGCGCCGCGGCGGCACCCTGACCAGCACCCGGCTCGTCCTCGCCGGAGTCGCCGTCTCCTACATCCTGTCCGCCCTCGCCACCCTGCTCCTGGTCGTCGCCGGACGCCCCGAGCAGTTCCAGGAGGCCATGTACTGGTCCCTCGGCGGCCTCGGCAGCGCCCGCTGGGACACCCTGGCCCTGCCCGCCGCCGTCCTCGCCGTCGGCGTCGGCGCCCTGCTCACCCTCGCCCGCCCGCTCGACCTGCTCCTCGTCGGCGAGGAGGGCGCCACCGTCCTCGGCCTGGACACCGCCCGCTTCCGCGCCGCCGTCTTCGTCCTCGCCTCCCTCGTTACCGCCGTCATGGTCGCCGCCAGCGGAGCCGTCGGCTTCGTCGGCCTGATGGCCCCGCACGCCGCCCGGCTCGCCGTCGGCGCCCCGCACCGCCGGCTCCTCCCGGTCGCCGCGCTCGGCGGAGCGCTCGCCCTGGTCCTCGCCGACCTCGGCGCCCGGACCGTCGCCGCACCCCAGGACATCCCCGTCGGCATCCTCACCGCCCTCACCGGCGGCCCGTTCTTCCTCTGGCTGATGCGCCGCCGCCCGGAAGGAGCACCGCTGTGA
- a CDS encoding ABC transporter substrate-binding protein, whose amino-acid sequence MSWPRRTRLPLTPLLSAAALLPLLAACSASAPDGPAAKAAPGFPYTVSNCGVKTTFEAPPKRAVTMNQHVTEVMLALGLEKSLVGTAYLDDAILPAYKKAYDSVPVLAKEYPSKEALLAANPDFVYGGYSSAFASKDGRSRDDLKRSGIDTRLNTEYCPSGSPSVDDLYREVGEIGRTFGVADRADTWVREAKATVAATGKRLKGTAPVSVFVYDSGDKTAFTAGGKGIGNELITRAGGRNVFADLDKAFGDATWEQVVARKPEVVVIYDYGSTTVEQKKKRLLDDPALKDVPAIKNRRFAVMPLSDTVLGVRVPGAVDKLAAQLHPAR is encoded by the coding sequence ATGTCCTGGCCCCGTCGCACCCGGCTGCCCCTGACGCCCCTGCTGTCCGCCGCCGCCCTGCTTCCGCTGCTCGCCGCCTGCTCGGCCTCCGCGCCGGACGGCCCCGCCGCCAAGGCCGCCCCGGGATTCCCGTACACCGTCTCCAACTGCGGTGTGAAGACGACCTTCGAGGCTCCGCCGAAGCGCGCGGTCACCATGAACCAGCACGTCACCGAGGTCATGCTCGCCCTCGGCCTGGAGAAGTCCCTCGTCGGCACGGCCTACCTCGACGACGCGATCCTCCCCGCCTACAAGAAGGCCTACGACTCCGTCCCCGTCCTCGCGAAGGAGTACCCCTCCAAGGAGGCCCTGCTCGCCGCGAACCCCGACTTCGTGTACGGCGGTTACTCCTCCGCCTTCGCGAGCAAGGACGGCCGGAGCCGCGACGACCTGAAGCGCTCCGGCATCGACACCCGGCTCAACACCGAGTACTGCCCGTCCGGTTCGCCCTCCGTCGACGACCTCTACCGCGAAGTCGGCGAGATCGGGCGGACGTTCGGCGTCGCCGACCGGGCCGACACATGGGTCCGGGAGGCGAAGGCCACCGTCGCCGCCACCGGGAAGCGCCTCAAGGGCACCGCACCCGTCTCCGTCTTCGTCTACGACAGCGGCGACAAGACCGCGTTCACCGCCGGCGGCAAGGGCATCGGCAACGAGCTGATCACCCGCGCCGGCGGCCGCAACGTCTTCGCCGACCTCGACAAGGCCTTCGGCGACGCCACCTGGGAACAGGTCGTCGCCCGCAAGCCCGAGGTCGTCGTCATCTACGACTACGGCTCCACCACCGTCGAACAGAAGAAGAAGCGGCTCCTCGACGACCCGGCCCTCAAGGACGTCCCCGCGATCAAGAACCGCCGGTTCGCCGTGATGCCGCTCTCCGACACCGTCCTCGGCGTCCGCGTTCCCGGGGCCGTCGACAAGCTGGCGGCCCAGCTCCACCCGGCCCGATGA
- a CDS encoding M67 family metallopeptidase yields MLTITRALYDQIVEHSRADHPDEACGVVAGPVGTGRPERFIPMLNAARSPTFYEFDSADLLKLYREMDDRDEEPVIVYHSHTATEAYPSRTDISYANEPQAHYVLVSTADSDGAGPFQFRSFTIVEGVVTEEEVKVVEEYDA; encoded by the coding sequence ATGCTGACCATCACCCGGGCTCTGTACGACCAGATCGTGGAACACTCCCGCGCGGACCACCCCGACGAGGCCTGCGGCGTGGTCGCGGGCCCGGTCGGCACCGGCCGCCCCGAGCGGTTCATCCCGATGCTCAACGCCGCCCGCTCGCCCACCTTCTACGAGTTCGACTCCGCGGACCTGCTCAAGCTCTACCGCGAGATGGACGACCGGGACGAGGAGCCCGTCATCGTCTACCACTCGCACACCGCGACCGAGGCCTACCCGTCCCGCACGGACATCTCGTACGCCAACGAGCCCCAGGCCCACTACGTCCTCGTCTCCACCGCCGACAGCGACGGCGCCGGCCCCTTCCAGTTCCGCTCCTTCACCATCGTCGAGGGCGTCGTGACGGAGGAAGAGGTCAAGGTCGTCGAGGAGTACGACGCCTGA
- a CDS encoding amino acid permease → MTSVQVDKQHDGTDGAVDGGEGYQRGLGARQIQMIAIGGAIGTGLFLGAGKAIAKAGPSLILAYAIAGLVIFFIMRALGELLMYRPVSGSFAEYAREFVGPFWGFVTGWTYWLFWVVTGITEVTAAATYMTYWWDIPQWISALVFTVVLYGANLISVKLFGELEFWFSMVKVTAIIGMILICAGILTIGFSDAGDTASVTHLWDQGGFFPTGIGNTLMTLQIVMFAFLAVELVGVTAGESKDPKTVLPKAINTVPWRIAVFYVGALIMILSVVPWTEFQPGVSPFVAAFQKMGLGVGAAIVNFVVLTAALSSCNSGMYSTGRMLRDLALNGQGPKVFTKLTKSGTPLLGLTFSASLMLVGVWINYVAPGKAFEYVVSFATISGMWAWIMILVCQIRYRAKADRGELPESTFKAPGAPYTSWFALLFIGMVIVMMGIDEGARVSLYAAPVWGLILGVSYLVLKSRNPEGAAFAKRS, encoded by the coding sequence ATGACCTCTGTGCAGGTCGACAAGCAGCACGACGGCACCGACGGGGCCGTGGACGGCGGCGAGGGCTACCAGCGTGGCCTCGGCGCCCGGCAGATCCAGATGATCGCGATCGGCGGTGCCATCGGCACCGGCCTCTTCCTCGGCGCCGGCAAGGCCATCGCCAAGGCGGGGCCCAGCCTGATCCTCGCGTACGCCATCGCGGGCCTGGTCATCTTCTTCATCATGCGCGCCCTCGGCGAGCTCCTCATGTACCGCCCCGTGTCCGGCTCCTTCGCGGAGTACGCACGGGAGTTCGTCGGCCCGTTCTGGGGCTTCGTGACCGGTTGGACGTACTGGCTCTTCTGGGTCGTCACCGGCATCACCGAAGTCACCGCCGCGGCCACCTATATGACGTACTGGTGGGACATCCCGCAGTGGATCTCCGCACTGGTCTTCACGGTGGTCCTCTACGGCGCCAACCTGATCTCCGTGAAGCTCTTCGGTGAGCTGGAGTTCTGGTTCTCGATGGTCAAGGTCACCGCCATCATCGGCATGATCCTGATCTGTGCCGGCATCCTCACCATCGGCTTCTCCGACGCCGGCGACACCGCCTCCGTGACCCACCTGTGGGACCAGGGCGGCTTCTTCCCCACCGGCATCGGCAACACGCTGATGACCCTGCAGATCGTCATGTTCGCGTTCCTCGCCGTCGAGCTCGTCGGCGTCACCGCCGGCGAGTCCAAGGACCCGAAGACCGTCCTGCCCAAGGCCATCAACACCGTGCCGTGGCGCATCGCCGTCTTCTACGTCGGCGCGCTCATCATGATCCTGTCGGTCGTCCCGTGGACCGAGTTCCAGCCGGGCGTCTCCCCGTTCGTCGCCGCCTTCCAGAAGATGGGCCTCGGCGTCGGCGCCGCCATCGTCAACTTCGTGGTGCTGACCGCCGCCCTCTCCTCCTGCAACTCGGGCATGTACTCCACCGGCCGCATGCTGCGCGACCTCGCGCTCAACGGCCAGGGCCCGAAGGTCTTCACCAAGCTCACCAAGAGCGGCACCCCGCTGCTCGGCCTGACCTTCTCGGCCTCGCTGATGCTGGTCGGCGTCTGGATCAACTACGTCGCCCCGGGCAAGGCCTTCGAGTACGTGGTCTCCTTCGCCACCATCTCCGGCATGTGGGCCTGGATCATGATCCTGGTCTGCCAGATCCGCTACCGGGCCAAGGCCGACCGCGGCGAGCTCCCCGAGTCCACCTTCAAGGCCCCGGGAGCCCCGTACACCAGCTGGTTCGCGCTCCTCTTCATCGGCATGGTCATCGTGATGATGGGCATCGACGAGGGCGCCCGGGTCTCGCTGTACGCCGCCCCGGTCTGGGGTCTCATCCTCGGCGTCTCCTACCTGGTCCTGAAGTCCCGCAACCCCGAGGGCGCGGCCTTCGCCAAGCGGTCCTGA